Proteins from one Triticum aestivum cultivar Chinese Spring chromosome 7A, IWGSC CS RefSeq v2.1, whole genome shotgun sequence genomic window:
- the LOC123149395 gene encoding probable histidine kinase 1, whose amino-acid sequence MGDEYQCESDDEVAPPMWPNVGDVDQKLFKMEKLEDHDALNDVEFHEQPARADLHRLKEIASSEKGASQMQYFVKHWEYKRASNALLLSEELGRLSQQRKEIEEKKQQILEEQRFQDENYYAAKRQVPILDEVYKNEWKRPSKKTDDHSRNQELKIDAEYNTISYWKERAMRLEEALEASLERERALEEKLEEDIKNLQSHTPVEEFSGMLKRADYFLHLVLQSAPIVIAHQDADLRYRFIFNHFPTLADEDVIGKTDHEILSGEGIDEMNNVKREVMAKGIPTKREFVFNTPLFGAKTFVTYIEPVFSKSGETIGVNYVAMDITDQVKTREKMADIRVREAIQKAKETELSRSLHITEETMRAKQMLATMSHEIRSPLSGVLSMAEILAATKLDKEQYQLLEVMLSSGDLVLQLINDILDLSKVESGAMKLEATTFRPREVVKHVLQTAAASLKKELTLEGFIGDDVPLEVIGDVLRIRQILTNLISNAVKFTHDGTVGIKLRLVDKQQAVCEIENGQLHVRAHPASSVTTAAENSAASPRNCDKDASRCSSREDVCQNGVVSNENFREYHEGEVVWLQCDVHDTGIGIPEKALPCLFKRYMQASTDHARKYGGTGLGLAICKQLVELMGGTLTVVSYEDEGSTFTFMIPCKIPAKEENSDDPDDEASTRNNLTINDIEGSFVFKPKVRPSLLSSGVPIMNNTKFFGSNLMGYDSTNVIEDHKPFSNGFISTKDNSGKCAPAASQSNGPNVSSIDEEKNDCSMVFELNSQAERVSSSRAETTSVSGAGIQEGGKACKALEEKSLNKKSKCSPSSSKAKILLVEDNKVNIMVAKSMLVPLGHGIDIVNNGLEAIRAVQCHQYDIILMDVHMPVMDGLQATKLIRHFENTGCWDASVKPEDNEMIANSAISSDCVQDKKGKRVPIIAMTANSFAESADECLAAGMDSYISKPMNFQKTKECLQRYLLSQ is encoded by the exons ATGGGCGACGAGTACCAGTGCGAGTCTGATGATGAGGTCGCACCACCAATGTGGCCTAATGTAGGGGATGTAGACCAGAAGCTGTTCAAAATGGAGAAACTTGAGGACCACGATGCACTCAATGATGTTGAGTTTCATGAGCAGCCTGCTCGTGCGGATCTCCACCGGCTAAAGGAAATTGCAAGCTCTGAGAAAGGCGCTTCTCAAATGCAATACTTTGTAAAGCATTGGGAATATAAGCGGGCTAGTAATGCTCTGCTTTTGAGCGAAGAGCTTGGCCGTCTCTCCCAACAGAGAAAAGAGATTGAAGAAAAGAAGCAACAAATCTTGGAGGAGCAGCGATTTCAGGATGAAAATTATTATGCTGCGAAGAGGCAAGTACCAATACTGGATGAAGTTTACAAGAATGAATGGAAGCGTCCGAGCAAAAAGACTGATGACCATTCTCGTAATCAAGAGCTTAAAATAGATGCAGAATACAACACTATTTCCTATTGGAAAGAGCGAGCGATGCGGTTAGAAGAAGCGCTTGAGGCAAGCCTGGAAAGGGAGCGTGCATTGGAGGAAAAGTTGGAGGAAGATATAAAGAATCTTCAGTCACATACACCGGTGGAGGAATTCTCTGGAATGTTAAAACGGGCTGATTACTTCTTGCATTTGGTTCTCCAAAGTGCTCCTATTGTAATTGCTCACCAG GATGCTGACTTGCGGTACCGTTTCATATTTAATCACTTCCCAACACTTGCTGATGAG GATGTTATTGGTAAAACCGACCATGAGATATTGTCAGGTGAGGGTATAGATGAGATGAATAACGTCAAGAGGGAGGTTATGGCCAAGGGTATACCAACTAAGAGAGAGTTTGTATTTAACACTCCATTGTTTGGAGCAAAGACTTTTGTGACATACATTGAACCAGTATTCAGCAAATCTGGGGAAACAATTGGTGTGAATTATGTTGCAATGGACATAACAGACCAG GTCAAAACAAGGGAGAAAATGGCGGATATAAGGGTGAGAGAAGCTATCCAAAAAGCCAAGGAAACAGAACTTAGCAGATCTCTGCACATTACTG AGGAAACTATGAGAGCAAAACAAATGCTAGCCACCATGTCCCATGAGATCAGATCTCCCCTTTCAGGGGTTCTTAGCATGGCTGAAATTCTTGCAGCTACTAAACTGGATAAAGAGCAATATCAGTTGCTAGAAGTTATGTTATCTTCTGGAGATCTTGTATTGCAATTGATCAATGACATCCTCGATCTTTCCAAAGTGGAGTCAG GAGCTATGAAACTAGAGGCTACGACATTTAGACCAAGGGAAGTAGTTAAACACGTACTCCAAACTGCCGCTGCATCTCTGAAGAAGGAATTGACCCTTGAAGGGTTTATAGGAGATGATGTTCCATTGGAG GTCATTGGTGATGTGCTAAGGATTAGGCAAATTCTGACCAATTTAATCAG CAATGCAGTGAAGTTTACACATGATGGGACGGTTGGGATAAAACTTCGTCTTGTAGATAAGCAGCAAGCAGTATGTGAAATAGAAAATGGGCAACTTCATGTGAGAGCCCATCCTGCAAGCTCAGTTACTACTGCAGCAGAAAATTCTGCTGCCTCTCCAAGAAACTGTGATAAAGATGCTTCGCGTTGCTCCAGTCGTGAAGATGTTTGTCAGAATGGTGTTGTATCAAATGAAAATTTTAGGGAGTACCATGAGGGAGAAGTTGTTTGGCTTCAGTGCGATGTACATGATACTGGGATCGGAATACCAG AGAAGGCACTGCCGTGTTTGTTCAAGAGGTATATGCAAGCCAGTACGGACCATGCAAGAAAATATGGTGGAACAGGGTTGGGCCTTGCGATCTGCAAGCAGTTG GTGGAGTTGATGGGTGGTACTCTAACTGTGGTTAGCTATGAGGATGAAGGATCAACATTCACATTCATGATACCTTGCAAAATTCCTGCAAAAGAGGAGAACAGTGATGATCCTGATGATGAGGCCAGTACTCGTAATAATCTCACTATCAATGATATAGAAGGATCTTTCGTTTTCAAGCCGAAAGTGCGCCCTTCTCTCCTGTCTTCTGGAGTTCCAATAATGAACAACACCAAGTTCTTTGGCAGCAATCTTATGGGCTATGATTCTACTAATGTAATAGAGGATCATAAACCATTCTCCAATGGTTTCATATCGACGAAAGATAATTCTGGAAAGTGTGCCCCTGCTGCTAGTCAATCAAATGGTCCAAATGTTAGCAGCATagatgaagaaaaaaatgattgtTCAATGGTCTTTGAACTGAATAGTCAAGCTGAACGGGTTTCCAGTTCCCGAGCCGAGACAACATCAGTTTCAGGGGCTGGCATTCAGGAGGGAGGGAAAGCATgcaaagctcttgaagaaaaatcaCTTAACAAGAAATCCAAGTGTTCTCCAAGTAGCAGCAAGGCAAAGATCCTCCTCGTCGAAGATAACAAAGTCAATATAATGGTGGCAAAATCAATGCTGGTGCCGCTGGGTCATGGAATAGACATAGTAAATAATGGACTGGAAGCAATCCGTGCAGTACAGTGCCACCAATATGATATTATCCTGATG GATGTTCACATGCCAGTAATGGATGGCCTACAAGCCACTAAATTGATCCGTCACTTTGAAAATACTGGCTGTTGGGACGCTTCTGTAAAGCCTGAAGACAATGAGATGATAGCCAACTCAGCTATTTCATCTGATTGTGTGCAAGACAAGAAAGGGAAGAGAGTACCTATAATTGCG ATGACAGCAAATTCATTCGCGGAGAGTGCTGATGAGTGCCTTGCTGCAGGCATGGATTCCTACATATCTAAGCCAATGAACTTCCAAAAAACAAAAGAGTGCCTGCAGCGCTATTTGTTGTCTCAGTAA